The region TGATATGGGATCTCCGGGATTGGCGCCGGGGAGGGCAGGGATCTTTGGGTTGAGGAGTTAGGGTTAGTGTATTTTGAAGCCGGGGAGAGTTCTTAcagccgatgccgatgccgtcAAGGCAAGTAGGGCAAGGAAGGTTGTCACGATAAAGCGGAACATTTTGGATAATAGATCTCGAGTATTCGATGTATGTTTGATGTttcgagaaagaaaagtatgGTATGGTAAACATTAGAGAGCCGCAGGGGTATGGGTATATTTATGGCGACCAAGAATAATAGCTACGAGATACCTATTGTTGTAGGGGTAGATTCATGTTACAGAATCCAGGACTCGCAAAGAACAAATATTAGATAGAATgtattttctttttgcaTGCAAGGCGCCTGACTTGGAATTGTCAACAAAGAGCGTCATACTCCATCCGAAATTATTGCACAGGCATCGTATACATTCTCTATATATTAGCAGTGCACAGAACAATATGTAGATCACTCTGCCTGATTACAGGGGACGAGCCATTTATATCTTGCATGCGGCTAGACGCACATGGAGATAAAGGAATATGGGGCAACCACGTTGGTGGCACAGTAGCCAACCTCACCCTATCAACAAAGGCTGTCCGGTCCCTTTGTATGCACACGCCGGTTTGGCCCAGTTACAGTCGATTGGCCACCTCGGATATCACGGCGTTGGATATCTAACATACATCGCTATATCTGTTGGTTGGACTGAAGTTTTAGGCTATGCGAGCCAGCCGAATTGGGCTGGTTTGGAGTTGATGTCTATCTATCTTACTAGCAAGTCCCTGGAAACGTGGCGCCCGTGCCTAATGGTCACTGGTGATTGAAGTTCAGGCCTCCGTAGCCTCTCGGGGCATGGTAAGTATGTAGCCATATCCCCGCTCTCTGAGTACTGAGACGGGTTCAGGTTCGCATGCAGCTTAAGGCAGTTCTCGAGGTGCTGCAGCACTTACAAGCGGTGAAGTGGTGGCCGCTGAGGAGTGTGTCGACTCAGCGACTCAGTACAGTATCTGCTATGTCCCAGAACTGACCCAAAGGGTGGCCATCGTCTCAACCCTCTTTGCGGGCTTTGACTGCAGCAATGAAGTCCTTACTCTTTGCGCTTGGCACAACGTAGATGCGAACCAGTTCGTCAACAACTTCGACTTTGCTCCCACTCAGAATTTGCAACAGAGGAAGCTTCTTTCCGGCCTTTATTAGGCCTCCCGTATGCGTGTCCATGTAGCAGTCCACGTTCTCAATGGTATATTCCTTCTTCGTATCCCACGGCAGCGGGAAGATATAATCGAGATGATTCTCAATCGAAGTGGCCTCCGGGAATCCCTTGATGAAATCAGACTGCGCGTCCATCGGGTATAGTAGCACCGTCGGGAATTCAATAGTGCTCTCCGGCGACAATGGGTCAGGAGTGAGCCTGATATTCGCGTCCTCCATCTCAGGAGGCTGGTTCGTTTTGCGGGTTCTAATCTGTCGAGCGCGGAGCGCAGTGCTCAGGAGCTGTTTCTTCTTGAGCGTTTGCTCGTCGTTGGCCTTTCGCTTAGCGGCTATCCGTTCAAGAGACGCTTTCCGCTCCGTGATCTTCGACGAAACCTGTTGAAGAGGCTTGTTCTTCGGGTCGAGCGCTAATCCACGCGTAGCGACATCCTCTGCCTCAGCTATCTTATCAAGCGCATATAACGCCATCGCGGAGCGGTAATAAGCCTTGACATTGCGCGGGTTGAGCTGTAAGACGGAAGCACAGTCGAGCGTCGTAGATCGGTAGTTCTCTGCATGAAGTCACTAATTAGCATCAAACAGCCCACCGTTGGTAGTAAGAAAGGAATTCATACTCAGCTCCAAATTACACAACGCACGGTTGATATACGatgcctcctcaacctcccgCCGAAGTctctgctcctcctcctcatcctcgggtTTATCCCATTTCTGCTCCTTTGATTTCAACACCGCAACCGCCTTGGTGTAGAATTCCTTCGCATCAATCCACCTCTTCTCCCGCGCGGCCTCATTCCCTTGCTCACGGAAATTTTGCGCAACGTCGCCCCGCGTTCCCTCATTCTGCAACGCGCGCAGCGCATCCAGCATAATGTTCTCGCCATCTGTAGCGCACGCCCGTTAGAAACGCCCGTCCCTTTCCATATCTTCACCTGGGgtgccaaagaagaagaagaaaactcACTCTCATCCCCCGCCTTGCTGATATCCGTCATAAACAACGGCGTCTTATTCAGTATATCCGCCAACTCATCCGTCGTATGGGAATCCACAGCCGCCATCGCAGGCGGGAGGTCCGGCTTGGGGGTATCCTTTGCCAACTCCTTCATCCGTTCCTCATTACCGGGGACAGGGAGCTCGGGGCCTGCGGCAggcggggttgttgttggcttGGGCGGGGGCGCGTTGAGGTCCATCGACTCGTCGAAGTCGTCGGGAAGTTCTTCTACCCGGGGGTGCGTGGACGCCATTTTTGTGAGGTTTGCCGGACGTATTGAGGCTGTAGTGGGTGATTCTTTACGTGGTTTGGCCGTTGGGATCATGCTCTTGAGAGAAATTTTGAGACAAACGGTGCAAacaggagggggagggcTAGCCCTATCTTGATGGCCTAAAATGGTAATAGGGGGAGAAGCCAGGGTTTTTATGACGGGAGAGATGCTAATAGGCTGAATCGGATTAAACTGGTTTTATTTTGCTTTGTATGTAGTTTAAATAATGAGAATGGGGTATGCTGCATAGTCTATAATGGATCTACCTGAAGGCCGCGTTTGCGCAGAATAAACGTCGGGATTCTTTGTGCCGCgacagatatatataccctaCCGTTGCCATGATGTAGCAATAACCAAGAGCTGTTTACAAACCTACAGACTTTTACAGGTCGCGCAGTTGCTATCACTTACCTCAAAATGAACAAATCCACTCTATCCGCCATCCGAAAGCTCTCCACCCTCACCTCAGACCAAAAAACTGCCGTCATAGACGCGATCGCCGGAGATATGACTACCACGATGATCAGAATATCCCAAGAAATCAACCGCGGGAATCTGGACCCAGACAATACCGCGCCTATGGACAACTTTATTCGCACCCTCCAGCGACACGAGAGAGCGGAGCTGCGAAAGCTAGAGCGGAAAATCGCAGGATATCAGCGTCGAGCAAGGATATGGCGTGCTAAGCGACGGCTTATACGTGTCATCGTTGCGGAGATGAAGCGGCATACGGGGAGTTTGCACCAGTGCCCAAAAACCCTGGCGAAAGCGCTGGAATCTCTGGAGAAGGGTTTATGTTCGGAATCGGGATCGGGCAGTGGCGAATCATCGTCGGGACAATAATTGGCGGCAATCAAGACTGGCCCGTGATATGGGGACGGTGGTTATGGAGACCCAGTCTTCCGCCCGCTTGAAGGGGAAATTCCGAGGTTGCTGAAATAATACCCCGTCATATTCAGTTGATTGCAGTGTCGCAATGGTTTTCCGGCCGAGTGGTGGTGTGTCGGCTATTGTCCGTCGGTGACTGCGAGCATTGAAAACCGACCTACGGAGCAGTTAGGAATCATGAGAAATGAAGTCACGaaccttttcttttttttttttttaccttTTTGCCCCTTATCCATAGAATCAGAAGTTTGGGTCCATCCAACAATCTTGTAGAAAAAGCGAGGATTACCTCGGTTCTTGGCGGTATTTCTGGCTGCGAAATTCGAACTGATTTTCGGAAGGCCGAGGCTCCACTGCTGTCCCTGGAAGTGCATGTGGTGGTCGCCATCACGCTGAATACCATCATTCTTTTTTCGCTCCCTCCTGCtcttttattcttcttcttctctcaTAGCCAGTCACCTAATAACATCCTTATAACCCATTCACAATGAGCAAACCCGGAGATTACGACGCTGTTCGCCgcgacatcatcgcccagctgaagaagcccGACTATGATGACGGTAGCACAGGTCCTCTCTTTGTCCGACTAGCATGGTTCGTCTTGTCCCCTATATCTCATTGATGAAATCGGACTTTTCCGAAGTAGTAGTCCTAACAAGAAACCACAAATAGGCACTCCTCTGGTACCTACGATGTTGAGAGCGACACAGGCGGCTCCAACGGCGCTGGTATGCGCTACGAAGCCGAAGGTGGCGACCCCGCAAACGCTGGCCTTCAGCACGGTCGTACCTTCCTCGAACCCGTAAAAGAGAGACACCCCTGGATCACATATAGCGACCTGTGGACGCTCGCAGGCGTAGTCGCGATCAAGCAGATGGGCGGACCTGAAATCACTTGGCAGCCAGGGCGTACCGATCACGCCGACGACTCAAAGGTTCCACCACGCGGCCGGTTACCGGATGGTGCCCAGGGCGCAGACCACCTGCGATTCATCTTCTACCGTATGGGCTTCAACGACCAGGAGATCGTGGCGTTGTCGGGCGGGCATAACCTTGGCCGAGGCCACGCGGATCGGAGTGGATTCCAGGGACCTTGGGTGAACAACCCGACGCGGTTTTCGAACCAGTTCttcaagctgctgctgaaccTGGAGTGGAAGCAGACGACATTGAAGAATGGTATCACTCAGTTCCAGTATGTTGATCctgatgcggaggagggtgaCGAGCCGCTCATGATGCTGCCGACTGATATTGCGCTGCGGGAGGACCCCAAGTTCCGACCCTGGGTGGAGAAGTATGCGAAGGATAAGGATTTGTTCTTCGATCA is a window of Aspergillus puulaauensis MK2 DNA, chromosome 4, nearly complete sequence DNA encoding:
- a CDS encoding HSP70/90 family co-chaperone CNS1 (COG:O;~EggNog:ENOG410PIDA;~InterPro:IPR011990,IPR044059,IPR019734,IPR013026;~PFAM:PF18972;~go_function: GO:0005515 - protein binding [Evidence IEA];~go_function: GO:0051879 - Hsp90 protein binding [Evidence IEA]), coding for MASTHPRVEELPDDFDESMDLNAPPPKPTTTPPAAGPELPVPGNEERMKELAKDTPKPDLPPAMAAVDSHTTDELADILNKTPLFMTDISKAGDENGENIMLDALRALQNEGTRGDVAQNFREQGNEAAREKRWIDAKEFYTKAVAVLKSKEQKWDKPEDEEEEQRLRREVEEASYINRALCNLELKNYRSTTLDCASVLQLNPRNVKAYYRSAMALYALDKIAEAEDVATRGLALDPKNKPLQQVSSKITERKASLERIAAKRKANDEQTLKKKQLLSTALRARQIRTRKTNQPPEMEDANIRLTPDPLSPESTIEFPTVLLYPMDAQSDFIKGFPEATSIENHLDYIFPLPWDTKKEYTIENVDCYMDTHTGGLIKAGKKLPLLQILSGSKVEVVDELVRIYVVPSAKSKDFIAAVKARKEG
- a CDS encoding peroxidase (CAZy:AA2;~COG:C;~EggNog:ENOG410PIDX;~InterPro:IPR019794,IPR002207,IPR010255,IPR002016;~PFAM:PF00141;~go_function: GO:0004601 - peroxidase activity [Evidence IEA];~go_function: GO:0020037 - heme binding [Evidence IEA];~go_process: GO:0006979 - response to oxidative stress [Evidence IEA];~go_process: GO:0055114 - oxidation-reduction process [Evidence IEA]), whose translation is MSKPGDYDAVRRDIIAQLKKPDYDDGSTGPLFVRLAWHSSGTYDVESDTGGSNGAGMRYEAEGGDPANAGLQHGRTFLEPVKERHPWITYSDLWTLAGVVAIKQMGGPEITWQPGRTDHADDSKVPPRGRLPDGAQGADHLRFIFYRMGFNDQEIVALSGGHNLGRGHADRSGFQGPWVNNPTRFSNQFFKLLLNLEWKQTTLKNGITQFQYVDPDAEEGDEPLMMLPTDIALREDPKFRPWVEKYAKDKDLFFDHFSKVFAKLIELGIQRDASGTVVNTDNIKGGYISAPKKSNTPTGPPRKDRSQQARL